TCGTTGCAGGGGCTGACTCTACTGACCCATCAAAGGTGGTGGAGATTCCAGCCATTTATGGGCTGTCTGGTTGCTGCAAAGCCTGAGCTTGTTTGATGTCATCTCCTGTTTGGGCGTCCGGAATCAAGGTCGAGGTCTGACAGGAATAAAAAAGCCGGGCAAGCCCGGCTTTTTTACATCAGAAGCTGCGATATACGGGGTACTTGAGGTACTCCCGATCGAAGTAAGGGCTCTTTTCATAGAACCAGCGCAGGCGGGCACTTGGGTCTGCGGCAAAGGCGGGATCCTTGAGGGCTTCCTCAAAGGCCTTTTTCAGCTCTGGGTCTTCGGCCAACATCTTTGCTGCCATGGGCTCTACTGCATACTGCTCCATGTATTCGGTGCGGGTGAAAATGGGGTTGAACAGGCCCCACTGCAGCAGTGAGTCGGGGGACTGGGGTTCCAGCAGCAAAATGGCGAGGTCGCCCAGCGCCTGCTCTGTGCTGATTTTGATGGTGCCCACCGGCAGAGTGGCCTCCACCTTGTTCAGGCTGACGTCGGCGCTGACTCGCTGGCGGCCTTCATAGTCTTTGGTGCCAAACTGGGGATTGCTGAAACTGTACTGGCCCAATGTCAGTTGCTGGGGCTGCTGCAAGCGCTCATAACGTATGCCGTGTATTTCGAGTTTACCTATGACCTCCTGCCATTGGGGCAACACATAATAGGCCTCAGGGCGGCTGACGCTGATGTCCGGCACCGTATTGCCCATTACGGGCAACTGCTCGTAGAGCACAGGTTCACCGGTCCAGCGCACGACCTCTGCACCGGAAATGGGGCTCTTTTCCACCCGATAACCTATGCCTTTAAAATCCCAGCCCTTTGGCTGCAGTGTTTCTTTCCAGGTCAGAGTAACCTTCTCCGGAAAGGCAAAACTGTCGGCCATGATGGCGGCCTTGAGCGCAGTCGCCTGCTCGCCCACCGTTTTAAGGGTTTGCTCCAGCATTACATAGGTGCCCAGTACCCTTTGCTTGAAGGGCTTGAGGCTGTGGTTTTCAATCAGGATAGTCGGCAGGTGGCGGGCATCACCGTAGCCGTTGGAGTAGCGGGGCGATGCGCTCCACAGCGACATACCCTTGGTGATATCGCTGTTATCCAGCGCAAACACCAGAGGGCCGGGAATATGGCCTGCCTTGGTCAGGGCCGCTTCGATTTCCGGGCGGTATTCGCCGTCAAGCCAGGCAAAGGCGGCCGGACTCAGTCCCTGACTCAGGTTATAACCAAAGGTCACATCGTACTGATAGTCGATGCCGTCGGTGACGTGTACATCGATGTAGAGGCTCGGATTCCAGTCGTTGATGGCGGTCAGCATCAACTGCATCTCTTTGGTGTCGGCCTTGGCGTAGTCGCGGTTGAGATTCAGATTACGGGCGTTTGTACGCCAGCCCATGGTGACGGGGCCGCGCTGGTTTACCCGGTTATATTCGCTGGCGCGCTCGT
The window above is part of the Shewanella litorisediminis genome. Proteins encoded here:
- a CDS encoding M14 family metallopeptidase, whose translation is MQFLPLKSSLTLLSVALLSAAPAWATPVIANQFVNDAVLPPIEAWQGASEALMQPRDSKWATPFEQSGGLESPDYEATMAWLDKLVKRSKYLSKVSLGKSPQGRDIWMIVASKEGAATPGKLEKHGKPSVLVQAGIHSGEIDGKDAGMMLLRDIEMGGKSALLDDANLLFVPIFSVDAHERASEYNRVNQRGPVTMGWRTNARNLNLNRDYAKADTKEMQLMLTAINDWNPSLYIDVHVTDGIDYQYDVTFGYNLSQGLSPAAFAWLDGEYRPEIEAALTKAGHIPGPLVFALDNSDITKGMSLWSASPRYSNGYGDARHLPTILIENHSLKPFKQRVLGTYVMLEQTLKTVGEQATALKAAIMADSFAFPEKVTLTWKETLQPKGWDFKGIGYRVEKSPISGAEVVRWTGEPVLYEQLPVMGNTVPDISVSRPEAYYVLPQWQEVIGKLEIHGIRYERLQQPQQLTLGQYSFSNPQFGTKDYEGRQRVSADVSLNKVEATLPVGTIKISTEQALGDLAILLLEPQSPDSLLQWGLFNPIFTRTEYMEQYAVEPMAAKMLAEDPELKKAFEEALKDPAFAADPSARLRWFYEKSPYFDREYLKYPVYRSF